A portion of the Candidatus Methylomirabilota bacterium genome contains these proteins:
- a CDS encoding MBL fold metallo-hydrolase, with the protein MTATVSLPAVDRVEILTVLDLALDLLMAGTETVRRVDIAGRLGEGRTTLRAEHGFSSLVTISCDNRRESFLFDAGLTKDSLTHNMDVLEIRPRDLHAIVLSHGHADHVAGLMGLLSRTGRRRLPLVLHPEAFLRRKIVLPDAREILLPPPDRHGIEQEGVQILEERGASLLLGGLALVTGEIARTTEFEKGLPAHFAQANGEWRPDPLIHDDQAVGMNVSGKGLVVLTGCGHAGIINVLRHAMALTGVGRIHALLGGFHLTGRLFEPLIPPTVEALKAIAPKLVVPSHCTGWKATHEIARALPDAFVPNSVGTTFLI; encoded by the coding sequence ATGACAGCCACCGTGTCGCTTCCGGCAGTCGACCGCGTCGAGATTCTGACCGTTCTCGACCTCGCGCTGGACCTGCTGATGGCGGGGACCGAGACGGTCCGTCGGGTCGACATCGCCGGACGTCTCGGGGAAGGCCGAACCACCCTCCGCGCTGAGCACGGCTTCTCCAGCCTCGTGACGATCAGCTGCGACAATCGCCGAGAATCCTTTCTCTTCGACGCGGGCCTTACGAAGGATAGTTTGACCCACAATATGGACGTCCTTGAGATCCGCCCCCGGGACTTGCACGCTATTGTGCTGAGCCACGGGCACGCCGATCACGTGGCGGGCCTGATGGGGTTGCTCTCACGGACGGGACGCCGGCGCCTACCGCTGGTGCTGCACCCGGAGGCCTTCCTGCGGAGGAAGATCGTGCTCCCCGACGCGCGGGAGATACTGCTCCCGCCCCCTGACCGGCACGGGATCGAACAGGAGGGCGTCCAAATTCTGGAAGAGCGGGGCGCGTCCCTCCTCCTGGGTGGCCTCGCCTTGGTCACCGGTGAGATCGCCCGAACCACCGAGTTCGAGAAGGGACTCCCCGCGCATTTTGCGCAAGCCAACGGCGAATGGCGACCCGATCCCCTGATCCACGACGACCAAGCGGTCGGCATGAATGTGAGCGGCAAGGGGCTGGTCGTTCTCACCGGTTGCGGCCACGCGGGTATCATCAATGTCCTACGTCATGCGATGGCCCTCACTGGGGTGGGACGGATCCATGCTCTCCTCGGTGGTTTTCACCTGACCGGGCGACTCTTCGAGCCGTTGATTCCCCCGACGGTCGAGGCACTCAAGGCGATCGCGCCCAAGCTCGTCGTCCCGTCGCACTGTACCGGATGGAAGGCCACGCACGAAATTGCGCGGGCCCTTCCCGACGCGTTTGTGCCGAACAGCGTGGGCACGACGTTCCTGATCTAG